The Rhopalosiphum maidis isolate BTI-1 chromosome 1, ASM367621v3, whole genome shotgun sequence genome has a segment encoding these proteins:
- the LOC113549737 gene encoding uncharacterized protein LOC113549737 has product VPPVTIQFIIPCNKYSYNTRQIRFNLTLSAFVVIIFIVSSFNAKSASLQNPVGDNRSSPEKPSVKQSSDMNLSTSRIDAVEKSTAGVIENHISMAMYLVSTTTVSSPANITTETSTSNNISATTISERTDKDTTTFQTVSGQNSETITANVKIAN; this is encoded by the coding sequence GTCCCTCCCgttactatacaatttattatcccGTGTAATAAATACTCTTATAACACCAGGCAAATTCGGTTTAATCTCACGCTTTCGGCATTCGTCGTCATTATTTTCATCGTTTCTTCGTTTAACGCAAAGTCTGCCTCTCTGCAGAATCCCGTTGGCGATAATCGGTCCAGTCCGGAAAAACCCAGTGTGAAACAGTCGTCTGATATGAATTTATCTACATCTCGTATTGATGCCGTAGAAAAGTCTACAGCCGGCGTCATCGAAAATCATATTTCTATGGCCATGTATCTAGTGAGCACAACTACGGTTTCGTCTCCTGCGAACATCACTACGGAAACGTCTACGTCCAATAACATCAGCGCGACAACGATTTCCGAGAGAACAGACAAGGACACTACCACCTTCCAGACGGTATCCGGCCAAAATAGCGAAACAATTACCGCGAATGTAAAAATCGCGAATTGA
- the LOC113549371 gene encoding uncharacterized protein LOC113549371 codes for MQIGFNLTILTAVAIVFAVSSVNAKPVSTNSVADNQSKPDKPGARQSSDISFPVSHIDAVETSTTVVIVNNTLTMSPSNTTTVSYPANIAAETSTSNNNTSATTISEGTAKDTTTFQTSIEETTMVQTTTMASLETVTENQTSTNQTTESGLLTTRYVIHPNIHTATTCPSGYTNDANGGCTKVFP; via the coding sequence ATGCAAATCGGGTTTAATCTCACGATTTTGACCGCTGTCGCTATTGTCTTCGCCGTGTCTTCGGTGAACGCCAAGCCTGTATCCACAAATTCCGTTGCCGATAATCAGTCGAAGCCGGACAAACCCGGTGCGAGACAGTCGTCTGATATAAGTTTTCCTGTATCTCATATTGATGCCGTTGAAACGTCCACGACCGTCGTCATCGTGAATAACACTTTGACCATGTCTCCATCGAACACAACTACGGTTTCGTATCCTGCGAACATCGCTGCGGAAACTTCTACGTCCAATAACAATACCAGCGCGACAACGATTTCCGAGGGAACAGCCAAAGACACCACTACCTTCCAGACGTCTATCGAAGAAACGACTATGGTACAAACGACAACGATGGCCAGCTTAGAAACGGTAACCGAAAACCAGACATCCACAAATCAGACAACCGAAAGTGGACTTTTGACCACGAGGTACGTGATCCACCCGAATATTCATACAGCTACTACGTGTCCGAGCGGATATACTAATGATGCAAATGGAGGGTGTACAAAAGTATTTCCTTAA